A region of Polyodon spathula isolate WHYD16114869_AA chromosome 4, ASM1765450v1, whole genome shotgun sequence DNA encodes the following proteins:
- the LOC121314317 gene encoding synaptosomal-associated protein 47-like isoform X1 codes for MSKDISIHSWPCSYYVSNGKRWVCGTLSLTPKSIRFTSSKDGENLASFRLFRISEIKKESSSFIFSSLTITESNVKHWFSSLQPSRAVVFNVLEHFWREQLLGSGAAAAVGVEASESQTSKGKELIGLVSGSKKRLEDTGKVLHHQGEQFDNIMVGLNKIESDSYVADKLLSELESPPWWPFGKLPWRSQQEAKIQQVASACASASAKKGPGKEGVITKVPVIFSKGEDSNLKPGKLTVLVSALEISDSSSQHVHRYQREEVDDIRVHTPFELSIRQRFIGKPDIRYRLMSAKMPEVLSILEMQYEKKIEFMPDYSAFKSTREQSPSDLETSLWNTGNYYTASGFIDCIRLSEAQPGEQQAQLQVQVLQPPVSDSEAQELKQMVMQLKSLALEAEAELERQDEALDIITSSVDHATTHIDKHTRRMRKLL; via the exons ATGAGCAAGGATATCTCTATTCACAGCTGGCCATGCTCGTACTACGTAAGCAACGGAAAACGTTGGGTCTGCGGCACCTTGTCCTTGACTCCGAAGTCTATAAGGTTTACATCCAGCAAGGACGGAGAGAACCTAGCCAGCTTCAGGCTCTTCAGAATCAGTGAGATAAAGAAGGAATCTTCCAGCTTCATATTCAGCTCCCTCACTATCACGGAAAGTAACGTCAAGCACTGGTTCAGCTCCCTGCAGCCCAGCCGGGCAGTGGTGTTCAATGTGCTCGAGCACTTCTGGAgggagcagctgctgggctctggagctgctgctgctgttggggtGGAGGCCTCTGAGAGCCAGACTAGCAAAGGGAAGGAACTGATCGGGCTGGTGTCCGGCTCTAAGAAGAGACTGGAGGACACTGGGAAAGTGCTGCACCACCAGGGGGAGCAGTTTGACAACATCATGGTGGGACTGAACAAAATTGAATCTGATTCATATGTGGCAGACAA GTTGCTCTCGGAGTTGGAGTCCCCCCCTTGGTGGCCCTTTGGTAAACTTCCTTGGAGAAGCCAGCAGGAAGCGAAAATCCAGCAGGTGGCATCTGCCTGTGCCTCTGCCTCTGCTAAAAAGGGCCCTGGGAAAGAGGGAGTCATTACTAAAGTTCCAGTGATCTTCTCCAAAGGTGAAGACTCAAACCTCAAACCAGGGAAACTAACAGTGCTGGTTTCAGCCTTGGAGATCAGTGACAGTAGCTCTCAGCACGTGCACAGATACCAGAGGGAGGAGGTGGACGATATCCGGGTTCACACACCTTTTGAGCTCAGCATCCGGCAGAGGTTTATTGGGAAGCCAGACATCAGATACAGGCTGATGTCAGCTAAGATGCCTGAAGTGCTTTCCATTCTGGAAATGCAGTACGAGAAGAAAATCGAGTTTATGCCTGATTATTCAGCATTCAAAAGCACCCGTGAACAATCTCCCTCCGATCTAGAAACTTCATTATGGAATACAGGTAACTACTATACAG CCAGTGGCTTCATTGACTGTATTAGACTGTCTGAGGCTCAACCTGGAGAGCAACAAGCCCAGCTGCAGGTGCAGGTGCTCCAACCTCCTGTATCCGACTCAGAAGCCCAGGAGCTGAAACAG aTGGTCATGCAATTAAAGAGCTTAGCCTTGGAAGCAGAGGCAGAGTTGGAACGGCAAGATGAAGCCTTGGACATCATCACTTCCTCTGTGGACCATGCAACGACACACATTGACAAACACACCCGTCGCATGAGGAAGCTACTGTAG
- the LOC121314317 gene encoding synaptosomal-associated protein 47-like isoform X2 has protein sequence MSKDISIHSWPCSYYVSNGKRWVCGTLSLTPKSIRFTSSKDGENLASFRLFRISEIKKESSSFIFSSLTITESNVKHWFSSLQPSRAVVFNVLEHFWREQLLGSGAAAAVGVEASESQTSKGKELIGLVSGSKKRLEDTGKVLHHQGEQFDNIMVGLNKIESDSYVADKLLSELESPPWWPFGKLPWRSQQEAKIQQVASACASASAKKGPGKEGVITKVPVIFSKGEDSNLKPGKLTVLVSALEISDSSSQHVHRYQREEVDDIRVHTPFELSIRQRFIGKPDIRYRLMSAKMPEVLSILEMQYEKKIEFMPDYSAFKSTREQSPSDLETSLWNTASGFIDCIRLSEAQPGEQQAQLQVQVLQPPVSDSEAQELKQMVMQLKSLALEAEAELERQDEALDIITSSVDHATTHIDKHTRRMRKLL, from the exons ATGAGCAAGGATATCTCTATTCACAGCTGGCCATGCTCGTACTACGTAAGCAACGGAAAACGTTGGGTCTGCGGCACCTTGTCCTTGACTCCGAAGTCTATAAGGTTTACATCCAGCAAGGACGGAGAGAACCTAGCCAGCTTCAGGCTCTTCAGAATCAGTGAGATAAAGAAGGAATCTTCCAGCTTCATATTCAGCTCCCTCACTATCACGGAAAGTAACGTCAAGCACTGGTTCAGCTCCCTGCAGCCCAGCCGGGCAGTGGTGTTCAATGTGCTCGAGCACTTCTGGAgggagcagctgctgggctctggagctgctgctgctgttggggtGGAGGCCTCTGAGAGCCAGACTAGCAAAGGGAAGGAACTGATCGGGCTGGTGTCCGGCTCTAAGAAGAGACTGGAGGACACTGGGAAAGTGCTGCACCACCAGGGGGAGCAGTTTGACAACATCATGGTGGGACTGAACAAAATTGAATCTGATTCATATGTGGCAGACAA GTTGCTCTCGGAGTTGGAGTCCCCCCCTTGGTGGCCCTTTGGTAAACTTCCTTGGAGAAGCCAGCAGGAAGCGAAAATCCAGCAGGTGGCATCTGCCTGTGCCTCTGCCTCTGCTAAAAAGGGCCCTGGGAAAGAGGGAGTCATTACTAAAGTTCCAGTGATCTTCTCCAAAGGTGAAGACTCAAACCTCAAACCAGGGAAACTAACAGTGCTGGTTTCAGCCTTGGAGATCAGTGACAGTAGCTCTCAGCACGTGCACAGATACCAGAGGGAGGAGGTGGACGATATCCGGGTTCACACACCTTTTGAGCTCAGCATCCGGCAGAGGTTTATTGGGAAGCCAGACATCAGATACAGGCTGATGTCAGCTAAGATGCCTGAAGTGCTTTCCATTCTGGAAATGCAGTACGAGAAGAAAATCGAGTTTATGCCTGATTATTCAGCATTCAAAAGCACCCGTGAACAATCTCCCTCCGATCTAGAAACTTCATTATGGAATACAG CCAGTGGCTTCATTGACTGTATTAGACTGTCTGAGGCTCAACCTGGAGAGCAACAAGCCCAGCTGCAGGTGCAGGTGCTCCAACCTCCTGTATCCGACTCAGAAGCCCAGGAGCTGAAACAG aTGGTCATGCAATTAAAGAGCTTAGCCTTGGAAGCAGAGGCAGAGTTGGAACGGCAAGATGAAGCCTTGGACATCATCACTTCCTCTGTGGACCATGCAACGACACACATTGACAAACACACCCGTCGCATGAGGAAGCTACTGTAG